GATTCTTGGGGTTATTGGGTGGTATAGGCGCTCTTGACTTTGCTGGTGGAACAGTTGTTCATATCAGTTCTGGAATTTCTGCCCTCGTTGCAGCGATTGTCCTCGGACCTCGAAAAACCTATCCAGATCGTCTTAGCCCACCTCACAACGTTCCTTTTATCTTGTTAGGTGCTGGTTTGTTATGGTTTGGTTGGTTTGGCTTCAATGCAGGTAGTGCTCTAGAGGCAAATAATTTAGCAGTAGCAGCTTTTGTCAACACCAATACAAGCGCAGCCGCAGCAACCTTAACCTGGTTGATTCTAGAAAAATCACTGCGTGGTAAACCAACAGCAGTAGGAGCAGCCACAGGAGCCGTTGCAGGATTGGTAGGCATTACACCAGCTGCAGGATTTGTCACACCCCTAGCATCAATCTTAATTGGTAGCATTACTGCCTTTGTCTGCTTTTATGCCATTAGCTTTAAGCACAAAGCTCAAGTTGATGATGCTTTAGATACCTATCCCGTGCATGGCGTAGGCGGGACAGTGGGAGCAATTCTGACAGGTGTATTTGCAACCACAACAGTCAACTCAGCAGGCAAAAACGGCTTGTTATATGGCAATCCTGGAGAATTACTGGTAGAAATAGTAGCAATTGTTGTTGCGTATGTTTTTGCTGGGGTCGGTACCTGGATTATTCTAAAAATTCTAGATGCCACAGTTGGTTTGCGGGTCAAAGAAGAAGAAGAATTCCAAGGTATGGATATTAACGAACACGGTGAAGAAGCGTACAACGACGAGATTGGAGACCGGATTAACATCTCTCAAAAAGGATGAAGTATAAAGTATGAAGTATGAAATTTTCTCCTTTATCCTTCATACTTTATACTTTCGGAGGAGTG
This genomic interval from Scytonema hofmannii PCC 7110 contains the following:
- a CDS encoding ammonium transporter; protein product: MTIGAMTLLFLGGPLMANAVAQGTGTPPAPDTGSTAFMLISAALVLLMTPGLAFFYGGFVRSRNVLNTLMMSFVLMGIVGVTWILWGYSLSFAPNESILGKVIGGFQWLGLNGVGFETTEYAPKIPHQAFMIYQAMFAIITPALISGAIAERMNFTAYSLFVLLWSTFIYTPLAHMVWGKGGFLGLLGGIGALDFAGGTVVHISSGISALVAAIVLGPRKTYPDRLSPPHNVPFILLGAGLLWFGWFGFNAGSALEANNLAVAAFVNTNTSAAAATLTWLILEKSLRGKPTAVGAATGAVAGLVGITPAAGFVTPLASILIGSITAFVCFYAISFKHKAQVDDALDTYPVHGVGGTVGAILTGVFATTTVNSAGKNGLLYGNPGELLVEIVAIVVAYVFAGVGTWIILKILDATVGLRVKEEEEFQGMDINEHGEEAYNDEIGDRINISQKG